A single genomic interval of Candidatus Bathyarchaeum sp. harbors:
- the thpR gene encoding RNA 2',3'-cyclic phosphodiesterase: MDIIREICMSGTIRTFLAFDIEDQKILRSISHVQKMLANSGADLKLVNPENIHVTIRFLGDIQTSMVDALYEEMKQIWFSPFTIQLQGLGAFPKPNHPRVVWAGIKNGSKELKDVFQQLEPRLRGLGFQPDNKGFSPHLTLARVRSGRNKLNLAEVINKNVDYEFGTINAKCLKLKKSDLTPRGPIYTDLREVCPKTS; this comes from the coding sequence ATGGATATTATACGAGAGATTTGTATGTCAGGAACCATCCGAACGTTTTTAGCCTTTGATATCGAAGACCAAAAGATTCTTCGAAGCATTTCTCATGTTCAAAAAATGTTGGCTAACAGCGGAGCTGACCTAAAGTTAGTTAATCCTGAAAACATTCATGTCACAATCAGGTTTTTAGGAGACATTCAAACCTCCATGGTTGACGCCCTCTATGAAGAAATGAAACAAATCTGGTTTTCTCCATTCACCATACAACTACAAGGTCTAGGAGCATTCCCCAAACCCAACCATCCCCGAGTTGTCTGGGCAGGAATCAAAAATGGCTCCAAAGAACTAAAAGATGTCTTTCAACAACTGGAACCTCGCCTCAGGGGATTAGGATTTCAACCCGACAATAAAGGGTTCAGTCCTCATTTGACCCTTGCTCGTGTGCGCAGTGGCAGAAACAAACTCAACCTCGCAGAAGTAATAAACAAAAACGTGGACTATGAGTTTGGAACAATTAATGCCAAATGCCTCAAATTAAAAAAGAGCGATTTAACGCCGCGAGGTCCAATTTATACTGATTTAAGAGAAGTTTGTCCAAAAACAAGTTAG
- the cca gene encoding CCA tRNA nucleotidyltransferase, with protein sequence MPCSFEEIRWEVLKRVKPSESDQKKVQELADKLTKKVKRAAKTKGVEADVRIEGSVAKDTWLKDCPEIDVFMRVSESVPREDFGTILLDIAKEATKDCVQIERYAQHPYIEAVTEDGVYLNVVPCYKVKQGNVISATDRTPFHTDYVKAHLSEKMTEEVRLLKRFMKGINVYGAEIKVGGFSGYLCELLVLNFGSFVEVLRSATDWKEKTVIDTEKQYKQTKSLKEKFVEPLIVVDPVDKQRNVAAAVRPEKLDEFIAAAREFLKCSALKFFYPQKSKALTQTELVESTRERGSCLIFIKFKGKTAVPDVLWGQLYKSQKAIQKIITQNDFQVLRNAVWSDEKSLNVFVFELQNRLIPNMKTQLGPPLSRKKESEKFLRKHLGSGLIVCGPRIEESRWVVDVKRDYTNVIELLKDKLHDGGKREGVADIVAEAVDSLELLVNDEIASFYCENSEFAGFLSQFLDGKPLWLS encoded by the coding sequence GTGCCGTGTTCCTTTGAAGAAATCCGTTGGGAAGTTCTGAAACGAGTTAAACCCAGCGAAAGCGACCAAAAAAAGGTTCAAGAACTAGCAGACAAACTAACAAAAAAAGTAAAACGAGCAGCAAAAACCAAAGGTGTTGAAGCAGACGTTAGAATAGAGGGCTCTGTTGCTAAGGACACGTGGCTTAAGGATTGTCCTGAGATTGATGTGTTTATGCGGGTTTCTGAGTCTGTTCCACGGGAAGATTTTGGGACAATTTTGTTGGATATTGCAAAAGAAGCCACCAAAGATTGTGTCCAGATTGAAAGGTACGCCCAGCACCCATACATTGAAGCAGTCACAGAAGATGGAGTTTACTTGAATGTCGTTCCTTGTTACAAAGTCAAACAAGGCAACGTAATCAGCGCAACCGACAGAACTCCATTCCACACAGATTATGTTAAGGCACATCTTTCAGAAAAAATGACGGAAGAAGTCAGGTTACTAAAACGGTTCATGAAAGGAATCAATGTTTACGGCGCAGAAATCAAAGTTGGAGGTTTCAGTGGGTACCTTTGTGAACTTTTGGTTCTAAATTTTGGCTCATTTGTTGAAGTTTTACGCTCTGCTACAGACTGGAAAGAAAAAACAGTCATAGATACAGAAAAACAATACAAACAAACAAAAAGTCTCAAAGAAAAATTTGTTGAACCCTTAATTGTGGTTGACCCCGTAGATAAACAAAGAAATGTCGCCGCTGCAGTAAGACCAGAAAAACTTGACGAATTCATTGCTGCAGCACGAGAATTTCTAAAATGTTCTGCCCTGAAGTTTTTTTATCCCCAAAAATCCAAAGCCCTAACTCAAACAGAACTAGTTGAAAGCACACGTGAACGAGGTTCTTGTTTAATTTTCATCAAGTTTAAAGGAAAAACAGCAGTTCCCGATGTGTTATGGGGGCAACTCTACAAAAGCCAAAAAGCCATACAAAAAATCATCACACAAAATGATTTCCAAGTTTTGCGAAATGCAGTTTGGAGTGATGAAAAAAGCCTGAACGTTTTCGTATTTGAGCTACAAAACCGTTTGATTCCAAACATGAAAACTCAGTTAGGTCCACCGCTGAGCAGAAAAAAGGAGTCTGAAAAGTTCTTGCGAAAACATCTTGGTTCGGGTTTGATTGTTTGTGGACCTAGAATAGAAGAAAGCCGCTGGGTAGTAGACGTAAAAAGAGACTACACTAACGTTATTGAATTACTCAAGGATAAACTACATGACGGTGGCAAACGGGAGGGCGTTGCAGATATTGTTGCCGAGGCTGTTGATTCTTTAGAACTATTAGTTAATGATGAAATCGCATCATTTTATTGTGAAAATTCTGAATTTGCTGGGTTTTTGTCTCAGTTTCTTGATGGAAAGCCGTTGTGGCTAAGTTAA